A genomic window from Clostridium aceticum includes:
- a CDS encoding YifB family Mg chelatase-like AAA ATPase: MNRKEGMKVASIVKSFAIAGVDGYLVDVETKTICGQPMISIVGLGDTAIKEAKERVESALNNEDFTFPQKKVVINLAPSDLKKSGSHFDLPIALGLLIETDQLNPKKMEAYGVLGELSLNAKLRTCTGVLPMVIAAKEHGMKNIIVPRENVKEASAVKGMNVYGFNSLKEVVDFLEEKKEYIELDKESMPTNEKKAYLLDFKDVQGQDAMIEYIVIAASGGHNLLMLGTPGCGKSMIAKRIPTILPSMTEEEALEVTKIYSVAGLLRGKQSLIKERPFRAPHHNASTNSLIGGGNNAIPGEISLAHNGVLFLDEIAEFSKNSLEALRQPMEDQVVTISRVKYTNTYPANFMLVAAMNPCPCGYYGKDRCRCSDYEVIKYRQKISGPILDRMDIQKNVNPVDFMELSKDFCGRTSKELRERVEFSKEAI; encoded by the coding sequence ATGAATAGAAAAGAGGGAATGAAGGTGGCTTCTATTGTTAAAAGCTTTGCTATAGCAGGGGTGGATGGATATTTGGTGGATGTGGAAACTAAGACCATTTGTGGACAGCCCATGATCTCTATTGTAGGTCTTGGAGATACAGCTATAAAGGAAGCGAAAGAACGAGTAGAGTCAGCTCTTAATAATGAGGACTTTACTTTTCCTCAGAAGAAGGTGGTTATTAATTTAGCTCCAAGTGACTTGAAAAAGAGCGGTTCTCACTTTGACTTACCTATAGCTTTGGGTCTACTAATAGAAACGGATCAATTGAATCCTAAAAAAATGGAGGCCTATGGTGTCTTAGGAGAACTTTCTTTAAATGCAAAACTGCGCACCTGTACCGGTGTACTTCCTATGGTAATTGCCGCAAAGGAGCATGGGATGAAAAACATTATTGTGCCAAGAGAAAATGTCAAAGAGGCTTCAGCTGTAAAGGGTATGAATGTTTACGGCTTTAATAGTTTAAAAGAAGTAGTAGACTTTTTGGAGGAAAAAAAAGAGTATATAGAGCTTGACAAAGAAAGTATGCCTACCAATGAAAAAAAAGCCTATCTCTTAGACTTTAAGGATGTTCAAGGTCAGGATGCTATGATTGAATATATAGTCATTGCCGCCAGTGGAGGGCATAATCTTCTTATGCTTGGAACACCAGGTTGTGGAAAATCAATGATCGCCAAAAGAATTCCTACTATTCTGCCCAGCATGACGGAGGAAGAAGCCTTAGAGGTTACAAAGATTTATAGTGTTGCAGGTCTTTTAAGAGGCAAGCAGAGTCTTATAAAGGAACGACCCTTTAGAGCGCCGCATCACAATGCATCTACCAATTCCCTCATTGGTGGAGGGAATAATGCAATTCCAGGTGAAATTTCCCTTGCCCATAATGGCGTGCTATTTCTTGATGAAATTGCTGAATTCAGTAAAAACTCCTTAGAAGCTTTAAGACAGCCTATGGAGGATCAAGTTGTTACCATATCTAGGGTGAAGTACACCAATACTTATCCTGCGAACTTTATGTTGGTGGCAGCCATGAATCCTTGCCCCTGCGGATATTATGGGAAGGATAGGTGTCGATGTAGTGATTATGAAGTTATAAAGTATAGGCAAAAGATTTCTGGTCCAATTCTTGATCGGATGGATATTCAAAAGAATGTGAATCCTGTAGATTTTATGGAACTATCAAAGGATTTTTGCGGAAGGACTTCTAAAGAACTGAGGGAGCGGGTAGAATTTTCAAAAGAAGCGATTTGA
- the dprA gene encoding DNA-processing protein DprA, giving the protein MEYWLWLKELKGLGNSIEQRLLAFFKSPKAIYEAEELDLMEVEGVGKTLAKSIRQEKSLNEAFKILEKVEKNDIKILTYHDPLYPVAVKESKYAPTLLYYKGKIRESSMGVAIVGSRRCSQYGKEVAIEASTFLAENNIPVISGMAKGIDGYAHIATLKSKGYTMAFLGHGLNCCYPKEHGELMEAIIDKGAVLSEYPPDRKPRPEYFPKRNRLFISWSRKVLIVEAGEKSGTLLTAKLAKEDGKEILVLPHEIYNPSGKGGNQLISDGATVYLKLEQLLIDREEQEQKRQFLCVKKQTQKKSSLGANQLSGDAGRSPTEIAIIKSLNKSDKSIQELERATGLSQIQLLEYIAVLELEGVIDSIGGRFRVIR; this is encoded by the coding sequence GTGGAGTACTGGCTTTGGTTGAAGGAATTAAAGGGGCTTGGAAATAGTATAGAACAAAGGCTTCTTGCTTTTTTTAAATCCCCTAAGGCAATTTATGAAGCAGAGGAATTAGACCTTATGGAGGTGGAGGGAGTAGGTAAAACCCTAGCAAAAAGCATCAGGCAAGAAAAGTCCTTAAATGAGGCATTTAAAATACTAGAAAAGGTAGAAAAAAATGACATTAAAATCCTAACCTATCATGATCCTTTATATCCTGTGGCAGTAAAGGAATCTAAATATGCCCCTACACTCCTCTACTATAAGGGGAAAATTAGGGAGTCCAGTATGGGAGTGGCCATTGTAGGTTCAAGAAGGTGCAGTCAGTACGGAAAAGAAGTGGCAATAGAGGCAAGTACATTCCTAGCGGAGAACAATATTCCTGTTATTAGTGGGATGGCAAAAGGGATTGATGGATATGCACATATTGCTACCTTAAAATCAAAAGGGTATACTATGGCTTTTTTAGGCCATGGTCTGAATTGCTGTTATCCTAAAGAGCATGGTGAATTAATGGAGGCAATCATAGATAAAGGTGCTGTTTTATCAGAATATCCTCCAGATAGGAAACCACGTCCCGAGTATTTTCCCAAGAGAAATCGTTTATTTATCAGTTGGTCAAGAAAGGTGCTTATCGTTGAAGCTGGAGAAAAAAGTGGAACGCTGCTTACTGCAAAACTTGCAAAGGAAGATGGTAAGGAGATATTAGTGTTACCTCATGAGATTTATAATCCTTCTGGGAAAGGAGGGAATCAATTAATCTCAGATGGGGCAACAGTATATTTAAAGCTAGAGCAACTGCTCATTGATAGAGAGGAACAAGAACAGAAGAGACAGTTCCTCTGTGTTAAAAAGCAAACACAGAAAAAATCGTCCCTTGGTGCTAATCAATTAAGCGGAGATGCGGGACGATCTCCTACAGAGATAGCGATTATAAAAAGTCTTAATAAATCTGATAAAAGTATACAAGAACTGGAAAGGGCCACAGGACTTTCACAAATCCAATTGCTTGAATATATCGCTGTGCTAGAATTAGAAGGTGTAATAGATAGTATAGGGGGCAGGTTTAGGGTTATAAGATAA
- a CDS encoding VanZ family protein, with the protein MGLIFYFSSKPAVQSKELSNNVTEIMVQTIERVAPNKAANLDIGRLHFLIRKNAHFFSYLALGLLAMNAMRRSGVYRVKGMVIAFSICVLYAISDEIHQTFVPGRSGEIRDVLIDSAGASVGIGMYWVMNKLLKKVLRS; encoded by the coding sequence ATGGGATTGATATTTTACTTTTCGTCGAAGCCTGCAGTTCAGTCAAAAGAACTTAGTAACAATGTAACGGAAATCATGGTCCAGACGATAGAGAGGGTAGCTCCTAACAAAGCAGCTAATTTAGATATAGGAAGGTTACATTTTTTAATCAGAAAAAATGCGCATTTTTTTTCCTACCTAGCCTTGGGACTATTAGCAATGAATGCTATGAGGAGAAGTGGAGTGTATAGGGTCAAAGGAATGGTAATAGCTTTTTCAATCTGTGTCCTATATGCCATATCAGATGAAATCCATCAGACCTTTGTACCTGGCAGAAGTGGGGAGATTCGAGATGTATTAATTGATAGTGCAGGGGCAAGTGTTGGGATTGGAATGTATTGGGTAATGAACAAATTATTGAAAAAAGTACTGCGTAGTTAA
- a CDS encoding polysaccharide biosynthesis protein produces MKKKIMSTLMASIDIVLINIAFLLAFYMRFDGDLTGKMFAQYFPVYLENAITLSLIKLVLFYCCGIYKNLWKYASIEEALQVVGASFIANMGIVTYMVLTQQFFPRSIYMLIFLLDIVFIGGIRLSYRVTKNFTEDLKQQGIEGIFKTSGKKRIMVVGAGQAGATIIKELRRHDSLNSKPVAIIDDNEGKLGAKIHGVPILGDRYHIKKIAEAKKIDEIIIAIPSAYRKEIREIVQECSRTKCKLKIVPEIYELLDGQVSIKKIRDVEIDDLLGRDPVKVDLAEISDYLSEKVVLVTGGGGSIGSELCRQIAGFQPKKLLILDIYENSVYDIQNELIRKHPNLNLEVLIASIRDKKRLEEIFSIHKPEVVFHAAAHKHVPLMEANPQEAIKNNVFGTKNLAECADEYGVKRFVLISTDKAVNPTNIMGATKRVAEMIIQSMDRVSKTEFVAVRFGNVLGSNGSVIPLFKRQIAEGGPITVTDPEVTRYFMTIPEAVQLVIQAGSMASGGEIFVLDMGEPVKIIDLAKNLIRLSGFEPDVDIAVKVVGLRPGEKLYEELLMDEEGLEATKHDKIFVGKPIFTDLKLLHRELNILMELLWGSAEEIKGYMEKIVPTYKRTS; encoded by the coding sequence ATGAAGAAAAAAATAATGTCGACGTTAATGGCATCAATTGATATTGTGCTGATAAATATAGCTTTTTTATTAGCTTTTTACATGCGTTTTGATGGGGATTTGACGGGGAAAATGTTTGCGCAATATTTTCCAGTCTACTTAGAGAATGCTATTACTCTATCCCTAATCAAGCTAGTTTTATTTTATTGTTGTGGTATATATAAAAACCTTTGGAAGTATGCCAGCATAGAAGAAGCTCTTCAGGTAGTAGGTGCCTCTTTTATAGCTAATATGGGTATTGTTACTTACATGGTGCTTACACAGCAGTTTTTTCCGAGAAGTATTTATATGCTAATATTTTTATTGGATATAGTTTTCATTGGGGGTATTCGCCTAAGTTATAGGGTAACAAAAAATTTCACAGAGGATTTAAAACAGCAAGGTATTGAAGGTATTTTTAAAACCAGTGGCAAAAAAAGAATTATGGTGGTAGGCGCAGGTCAAGCAGGAGCCACCATTATTAAAGAATTACGAAGACATGATAGCCTAAACAGTAAACCTGTGGCTATTATAGATGACAATGAAGGAAAATTAGGAGCTAAAATTCATGGAGTTCCAATATTAGGAGATAGATATCATATAAAGAAAATAGCTGAGGCTAAAAAAATAGACGAAATTATCATTGCCATCCCTTCTGCCTACAGGAAGGAAATAAGGGAGATTGTTCAAGAGTGCAGTAGGACTAAGTGCAAGTTGAAAATTGTTCCTGAGATTTATGAATTGTTGGATGGACAAGTGAGTATCAAAAAGATACGTGATGTAGAGATAGATGATTTATTAGGAAGAGATCCAGTAAAGGTAGACTTAGCAGAGATAAGCGATTACTTAAGTGAGAAGGTGGTGTTGGTCACTGGTGGTGGTGGATCTATTGGCTCAGAGTTATGTCGGCAGATTGCAGGTTTTCAGCCTAAGAAGTTATTAATCCTAGATATTTATGAAAATAGTGTTTATGATATACAAAATGAACTAATTCGAAAACACCCGAATTTAAACTTAGAAGTCCTAATTGCATCTATTCGGGATAAGAAACGGTTAGAGGAAATATTTTCAATACATAAACCAGAGGTGGTGTTTCATGCAGCAGCCCATAAACATGTTCCATTGATGGAGGCTAATCCTCAAGAAGCTATAAAGAACAATGTTTTTGGTACAAAAAATTTGGCAGAGTGTGCTGATGAATACGGAGTAAAGAGATTTGTTCTTATCTCCACCGATAAGGCTGTGAACCCAACAAATATTATGGGGGCTACCAAAAGAGTAGCGGAAATGATTATTCAATCAATGGACCGTGTCAGTAAGACGGAGTTTGTTGCGGTGCGATTTGGCAATGTGTTAGGCAGTAATGGAAGTGTTATTCCATTATTCAAAAGGCAGATTGCTGAGGGAGGCCCCATTACAGTGACGGACCCAGAGGTAACAAGATATTTCATGACCATACCAGAAGCGGTGCAACTGGTAATTCAAGCAGGATCTATGGCGAGTGGTGGAGAAATTTTTGTGCTAGATATGGGGGAACCAGTAAAAATTATTGACCTTGCAAAAAACCTAATTCGTTTATCAGGCTTCGAACCAGATGTCGATATAGCTGTCAAAGTTGTAGGCCTTAGACCAGGAGAAAAGCTATATGAAGAGCTATTGATGGATGAAGAGGGTTTAGAAGCTACAAAACATGATAAAATCTTTGTAGGCAAACCGATATTTACAGATCTGAAGCTGCTGCATAGAGAATTAAATATACTAATGGAGCTGCTATGGGGAAGTGCTGAAGAAATAAAAGGTTACATGGAAAAAATAGTACCTACTTATAAGCGAACCAGCTAA
- a CDS encoding LCP family protein, whose product MKKNEILKISTALIFCVFLLMTVNGFEKYNNIQNPEQAFRKDLQKQEEVIVVGDVVSRNVINVLLLGVDSTETREANEMGYRSDAIMVASMDLDMRKVKMISIPRDTYTDVPGNDKKDKINHAMAFGGGPRRKGNQYAVEAVENLLGIDIHYYATLDLDAVKDVVDMIGGVTVNVERSMGSGARRLEKGEQTLNGEQALIYLSNRNAPMADLARIGQQQNFMMALFQQTKEKGRFSDILPLYLKMQNKIFTDLKIDQIGALVLFLKDLNPEDIEVFTLRGSNMTIDGIFYLDVDTDYIQEIINGITMGKN is encoded by the coding sequence ATGAAAAAAAATGAGATTCTTAAGATAAGTACAGCTTTAATATTTTGTGTTTTTTTACTAATGACGGTAAATGGCTTTGAAAAATATAATAATATACAAAACCCTGAACAAGCTTTTCGAAAAGATCTCCAGAAGCAAGAAGAAGTAATTGTTGTCGGAGATGTTGTCAGCAGAAATGTAATCAATGTCCTTTTACTGGGAGTAGATAGTACTGAGACACGAGAGGCAAATGAAATGGGTTATCGGAGTGATGCCATTATGGTAGCATCCATGGACTTAGATATGAGAAAGGTAAAAATGATATCGATTCCAAGAGATACTTATACAGATGTACCAGGCAATGACAAAAAAGATAAGATTAACCATGCTATGGCCTTTGGTGGGGGACCTAGGAGAAAAGGAAATCAATATGCAGTTGAAGCTGTGGAGAATTTGCTAGGTATTGACATTCATTATTATGCTACTCTAGACTTAGATGCGGTTAAGGATGTTGTTGATATGATAGGTGGTGTCACTGTAAATGTAGAACGCAGCATGGGGTCTGGTGCAAGACGTTTAGAAAAAGGGGAACAAACACTCAATGGTGAGCAGGCCTTGATTTATCTATCAAATCGTAATGCACCAATGGCAGATTTGGCTAGAATAGGTCAGCAGCAGAACTTCATGATGGCTCTATTTCAGCAGACAAAAGAAAAAGGTAGATTTTCTGATATTCTTCCCTTATATTTGAAGATGCAAAACAAAATATTTACTGACTTAAAAATCGATCAGATTGGTGCGTTAGTTCTATTTCTGAAGGATTTAAATCCAGAGGATATAGAGGTGTTTACGTTGCGAGGAAGCAATATGACTATAGATGGTATTTTTTATCTAGATGTAGATACAGACTATATCCAGGAAATTATCAATGGTATTACTATGGGGAAAAACTGA
- a CDS encoding S-layer homology domain-containing protein, whose translation MKDNTKRALGLLVAAIMVLTSTGMVFAEGADLQDEDAADNVIVENVDVEDETDVDDETDADDETDADDETDVDDETDADDETDADDETDADDETDADDETDADDETDADDETDADDETDADDETDADDETDVDDETDTDDENTVTFSDIEGHWAADRIILWAENDVVSGYPDGSFKPENNITRAEFMSLINKAMGYIDEVAIDYSDVPEDEWYAKVVRRAAAAGYISGYGDGTMKPESFITREEVAAIISKINELQQDSGASEVFTDAISGWAKGHVGAVAAARYMNGYVNEEVRTFGALNNIKRAEAVVVIHNMFRELEDQDQDTDQDENNDEEDQDVDQDEKDEEEDQDVDQDEKDEEEDQDVDQDEKDEEDQDVDQDENEEEGQDADQDEKDDEDQGQDDDEDQDDTDEDDDTEEN comes from the coding sequence GTGAAAGATAATACTAAAAGAGCACTAGGCCTGCTAGTGGCAGCAATCATGGTGCTGACATCTACAGGAATGGTATTTGCTGAGGGTGCTGACCTTCAAGATGAGGATGCAGCAGACAACGTAATTGTTGAAAATGTTGATGTAGAAGATGAAACAGATGTAGATGACGAAACAGATGCGGATGATGAAACAGATGCAGATGATGAAACAGATGTGGATGATGAAACAGATGCAGATGATGAAACAGATGCGGATGATGAAACAGATGCGGATGATGAAACAGATGCAGATGACGAAACAGATGCAGATGACGAAACAGATGCGGATGATGAAACAGATGCAGATGACGAAACAGATGCAGATGACGAAACAGATGCGGATGACGAAACAGATGTGGATGACGAAACAGACACAGATGACGAAAATACTGTTACCTTCAGCGATATAGAAGGTCACTGGGCTGCTGATAGAATCATACTTTGGGCAGAGAATGATGTTGTAAGCGGTTACCCTGATGGTAGCTTCAAGCCAGAAAACAACATCACTAGAGCAGAATTTATGTCATTAATCAATAAGGCAATGGGCTACATAGATGAAGTAGCGATTGACTATTCTGATGTGCCTGAAGACGAGTGGTATGCAAAAGTGGTAAGAAGAGCTGCGGCAGCTGGATACATTTCTGGATACGGAGATGGCACAATGAAACCAGAAAGCTTCATTACTCGTGAAGAAGTAGCTGCGATTATTAGCAAAATCAACGAATTACAGCAAGATTCAGGGGCTTCCGAAGTGTTTACTGATGCCATTTCAGGTTGGGCAAAGGGTCATGTAGGTGCAGTAGCAGCAGCTAGATACATGAATGGTTATGTGAATGAAGAAGTTAGAACCTTTGGAGCATTAAATAATATCAAAAGAGCAGAAGCTGTGGTAGTAATCCACAACATGTTCCGTGAGTTAGAAGATCAAGATCAAGACACTGATCAAGACGAAAACAATGACGAAGAAGATCAAGATGTAGATCAAGATGAGAAGGACGAAGAAGAAGATCAAGATGTAGATCAAGATGAGAAGGACGAAGAAGAAGATCAAGATGTAGATCAAGATGAGAAGGACGAAGAAGATCAAGATGTTGATCAAGACGAGAACGAAGAAGAAGGTCAAGATGCTGATCAAGATGAGAAGGATGATGAAGATCAAGGTCAAGACGATGACGAGGACCAAGATGATACAGATGAAGATGATGATACAGAAGAAAACTAA
- a CDS encoding efflux RND transporter periplasmic adaptor subunit: MMKKVICALLLTMFLAIALVGCRGKEEPVATTPEEVYVPVEVEKAETKFIGNNITLNGKIHANDEAVVLPKVPGRVTAVNVKLGDYVHRDSVLFTIDQKDILRNIEQTQQSINLAQKSVDQAENSITTAQINYNSIKENIENAEVNLQRTRELFEAGAAPKTQLEQAELAASRRPLEVAESQIRQAEIGYQQALNQLAQAEITHQQAQSALEDTVVRAPMSGVISSLNIIAGELASGAQPLATIADIDKVYIKVDVTENIVNTLYTGQKVSVDIPAALEEAVEGRIDFISPTVDNNTRLYIVKVYINNKDRKIRTGMSASMALDLDSRDNVMVINRRAVLDKEGDSIVFIVEGDHAVEKQVSLGMSTASEVEVVEGLQEGDQVIVKGQQYVADGERVKIVGGE, encoded by the coding sequence ATGATGAAAAAAGTAATTTGCGCACTACTACTAACAATGTTTTTAGCAATTGCCTTAGTAGGCTGTAGGGGCAAAGAAGAGCCAGTTGCAACAACACCTGAGGAAGTCTATGTCCCTGTAGAAGTTGAAAAAGCAGAGACGAAGTTTATTGGTAATAACATTACATTAAATGGGAAAATCCATGCCAATGATGAGGCGGTGGTATTACCTAAAGTTCCGGGGAGAGTAACCGCTGTTAATGTGAAACTGGGAGATTATGTTCACAGAGACAGTGTGCTATTTACTATAGATCAAAAAGATATACTTCGCAATATAGAACAAACACAACAATCCATAAATTTGGCACAAAAAAGTGTAGATCAAGCAGAGAACAGCATAACAACAGCTCAAATTAATTATAATTCTATAAAAGAAAACATAGAAAACGCTGAAGTAAACTTACAGAGAACAAGAGAGCTTTTTGAGGCAGGTGCTGCCCCTAAAACTCAACTGGAACAGGCAGAACTAGCGGCATCTAGAAGACCTTTAGAAGTTGCCGAGAGTCAAATACGTCAGGCAGAGATAGGCTATCAGCAAGCCCTAAATCAATTAGCTCAAGCTGAAATCACCCATCAGCAAGCACAAAGTGCCTTAGAAGATACGGTAGTAAGGGCTCCTATGAGTGGTGTAATCTCTAGCTTAAATATAATAGCAGGAGAACTAGCTAGTGGTGCACAACCTTTGGCTACAATTGCTGACATCGATAAAGTTTATATCAAAGTAGACGTTACAGAGAACATTGTAAACACCCTATATACTGGGCAAAAAGTATCTGTTGATATACCAGCAGCATTAGAGGAAGCAGTAGAAGGAAGGATTGACTTTATCAGTCCTACGGTAGATAATAATACACGTTTGTACATAGTGAAAGTATACATAAATAATAAAGATCGTAAGATTAGAACGGGAATGAGTGCTTCCATGGCATTAGATCTAGATAGTAGAGACAATGTGATGGTTATTAATCGTAGAGCTGTTCTTGATAAAGAGGGAGATAGTATTGTTTTTATTGTAGAAGGAGATCATGCTGTTGAAAAACAGGTATCATTAGGAATGAGTACTGCTTCTGAAGTAGAGGTAGTAGAAGGATTACAGGAAGGAGATCAGGTAATTGTTAAGGGACAGCAGTATGTAGCGGATGGAGAACGGGTTAAGATCGTAGGAGGTGAATAA